From a region of the Haematobia irritans isolate KBUSLIRL chromosome 4, ASM5000362v1, whole genome shotgun sequence genome:
- the LOC142234005 gene encoding serine protease 1-like, whose amino-acid sequence MKFLIVFALALAAVSAEEIFQRDVVVPVLQGDGRITNGQTASVGQFPYQVGLSLKVSALSSAWCGGSLIGNQWVLSAAHCTDGVSSVTVYLGATVRTNAEVTHTVSKNDIIIHSGWNSNTLKNDISLIKIPSVSYTTKIQAVKLPAISSSYSTYAGDYAIASGWGRISDSASGVTNNLQWARMQVITNTVCAATYGTSIVTASNICVSTAGGVSTCNGDSGGPLVLESYKVQVGLTSFGAAAGCAKGYPAAFTRLTSYLDWIKSNTGISY is encoded by the exons ATGAAATTCTTAATTGTTTTCGCCTTGGCTTTGGCCGCTGTTTCCGCTGAGGAAATTTTCCAACGTGATGTTGTTGTGCCCGTTTTGCAGGGCGATGGTCGCATCACCAATGGTCAAACTGCCTCTGTTGGTCAATTCCCGTACCAAGTTGGTCTTTCCTTGAAAGTTAGTGCTCTCTCCTCTGCCTGGTGTGGTGGTTCCTTGATTGGTAACCAATGGGTTTTGAGTGCTGCTCACTGTACCGATGG tgtttcttCCGTCACCGTCTACTTGGGCGCTACTGTCCGTACGAACGCTGAAGTCACCCACACTGTTTCCAAGAACGATATCATCATCCACAGCGGCTGGAACAGCAACACCTTGAAGAACGATATTTCCTTGATCAAGATCCCCTCAGTTTCATACACCACCAAGATCCAAGCTGTTAAGCTCCCTGCAATCTCTAGCTCTTACTCCACTTATGCTGGTGATTATGCCATCGCTTCCGGTTGGGGCCGTATTTCCGACTCTGCCTCTGGTGTAACCAACAACTTGCAATGGGCCCGCATGCAAGTCATTACCAACACCGTCTGTGCTGCTACTTATGGTACCTCCATTGTTACTGCTTCCAACATTTGTGTCTCCACCGCCGGTGGTGTTTCCACCTGCAACGGTGACTCTGGTGGCCCATTGGTTTTGGAATCCTACAAGGTACAAGTGGGTTTGACTTCCTTTGGTGCTGCTGCCGGTTGCGCCAAGGGCTACCCAGCTGCTTTCACTCGTTTGACTAGCTATTTGGACTGGATCAAGAGCAACACTGGTATTTCGTATTAG